The following are encoded together in the Anopheles nili chromosome 3, idAnoNiliSN_F5_01, whole genome shotgun sequence genome:
- the LOC128722767 gene encoding cytochrome P450 4c3-like, whose protein sequence is MIWLLTLLVGYVAYLLVKYHQQRQRLLAIRAKFGGPRSNYFLGTFYIFKDRSIPDIFDIVVGLHKRYGPDVAIIGAFNDLVLDLSTSKNVEKVLLAKSIKKSFVYDYLEPWLGTGLLISFGEKWFQRRKIITPAFHFKILDQFMDVFNEEADVLVAKLAPHAGKGEFDIYDYVTLYALDSICATSMGVRIHAQDYPNNEYAQAVKQMSVFFLRRVFSLLRQFPALFFLHPFAREQGRVIKRLHNFTNSVIENRRAQLEREQRLGAVEFDVNEDDLYSKRRNTFLDQLLKVSIDGKPLSTADIREEVDTFMFEGHDTTTSGISFTIHHLAKHQDVQQRLYEEIDRMLGQDKSTAPLTNAMLQDFKYLDMVIKESLRLVPPVPIIGRKLLEDMEINGMNIPAGTSISIKIFNIHRNPAVFPDPERFDPERFSEANEIQRGPYDYIPFSAGSRNCIGQRYALLEMKVTIVKLLASYRILPGESAGRMRYKTDLVIRPCDGIPVKLVKRT, encoded by the exons ATGATTTGGCTTTTGACGCTGTTGGTCGGGTACGTGGCTTATCTGCTGGTGAAGTATCATCAGCAACGGCAGCGTTTACTTGCGATCCGCGCCAAGTTCGGTGGTCCCAGGTCGAACTACTTCCTGGGGACGTTCTACATCTTCAAGGACCGGAGCATCCCAG ACATCTTTGACATCGTGGTAGGATTGCACAAGCGATACGGACCAGACGTGGCCATTATCGGTGCTTTCAACGATCTGGTGCTAGATCTATCCACTTCCAAGAATGTCGAGAAAGTGCTGCTGGCCAAGAGTATCAAGAAGTCGTTCGTGTACGATTATCTAGAGCCCTGGCTTGGCACTGGGCTGCTGATATCGTTCGGTGAGAAATGGTTCCAGCGACGCAAGATTATCACACCGGCGTTCCACTTCAAGATCCTGGATCAGTTCATGGATGTGTTCAACGAGGAAGCGGACGTACTGGTGGCGAAGTTAGCGCCACACGCCGGCAAGGGCGAGTTCGACATCTACGATTACGTGACGCTGTACGCGTTGGACAGCATTTGTG CGACCTCCATGGGTGTGCGCATCCACGCTCAGGATTATCCGAACAACGAGTACGCACAAGCAGTCAAGCAGATGAGTGTGTTCTTCTTGCGACGTGTGTTCAGTCTGCTACGTCAGTTCCCGGCGTTGTTCTTCCTGCATCCGTTCGCACGTGAGCAAGGTCGCGTCATCAAACGTCTGCACAACTTTACGAACTCCGTCATCGAGAACAGACGAGCGCAACTCGAACGTGAACAGCGTCTGGGTGCGGTTGAGTTCGACGTAAACGAGGATGATCTGTACTCCAAACGTCGGAACACTTTCCTCGATCAGCTGCTGAAGGTGTCGATCGATGGTAAGCCACTCAGTACGGCCGATATTCGGGAGGAGGTGGATACGTTCATGTTCGAAGGCCACGATACCACGACATCTGGGATTTCGTTCACAATTCATCACCTGGCCAAGCACCAGGATGTGCAGCAGCGATTGTACGAAGAGATCGACCGGATGCTTGGTCAGGACAAAAGCACGGCCCCGTTGACGAACGCCATGCTGCAGGACTTCAAGTATCTCGACATGGTGATAAAGGAATCGCTGCGACTTGTACCACCCGTACCCATCATCGGTCGGAAGCTACTCGAGGACATGGAAATAA ATGGCATGAACATCCCGGCGGGCACATCGATCTCAATCAAAATCTTCAACATCCATCGGAACCCGGCCGTCTTTccggacccggaacggttcgaTCCAGAACGCTTCTCCGAGGCGAACGAGATCCAGCGTGGTCCATACGATTATATCCCGTTTAGTGCGGGTTCGCGGAATTGCATTGGCCAACGGTACGCCTTACTCGAGATGAAGGTGACGATCGTGAAGCTGCTGGCAAGCTACAGGATCCTGCCGGGCGAATCGGCTGGTCGCATGCGGTATAAGACCGACCTGGTGATTCGACCGTGCGATGGCATCCCGGTAAAGCTGGTAAAGCGGACATGA
- the LOC128722768 gene encoding cytochrome P450 4d1-like produces the protein MLLFLTIAVVFLSYALFRYHQKRQQLLKISSFFNGPFPEYFLGCYYVFKNKTVPEIFDVLYQMHRKYGSDVSMPGAFNDLVLDISSPQNVEKVLLSKTTKKSFPYEFLEVWLGTGLLLSFGEKWFQRRRIITPAFHFKMLDQFMDVFNHEADVLVEKLEKRVNKGEFNIYDDITLYALNSICATSMGVQINAQENPNNEYVQSVKQMSEFIFRRVFSILRQFPSLFFLYPFAREQDRVIKRLHNFTNSVIEQRRRQLQSEQADGKVEFDGDEAELYSKRRDTFLDQLLKVSIDGKPLSTADIREEVDTFMFEGHDTTTSGISFTILHLAKYQDVQQRLYEEIESMLGKSAKTTVLTSALLQDFKYLDLVIKESMRLVPPVPFIGRVLLEDMEMNGTIVPAGTTISLNIFNVHRNPKVFPEPEKFIPERFADDYPIKRGPYDYVPFSAGFRNCIGQKYALLEMKVTIVKLLASYRILSGETTDQVRYKADLVLRPTNGIPVKLVKRE, from the exons ATGTTACTCTTCCTAACCATCGCGGTGGTGTTCCTGAGCTACGCGCTGTTCCGGTATCACCAGAAGCGCCAACAGCTGCTCAAGATATCGAGCTTCTTTAATGGCCCGTTCCCGGAGTACTTTCTCGGGTGTTATTATGTCTTCAAAAACAAGACGGTTCCAG AAATCTTCGATGTGCTCTATCAAATGCACCGGAAGTACGGCTCTGATGTGAGCATGCCCGGTGCATTCAATGACCTGGTGTTGGACATCTCAAGCCCACAGAACGTAGAGAAGGTGTTGCTGTCGAAGACGACCAAGAAGTCGTTCCCGTACGAGTTCCTAGAGGTTTGGCTTGGCACCGGACTACTGCTATCGTtcggtgaaaaatggttccAGCGTCGGCGCATCATAACGCCGGCGTTCCACTTCAAGATGCTGGATCAGTTCATGGACGTGTTCAACCACGAGGCGGACGTGCTGGTGGAGAAACTCGAGAAACGCGTGAACAAGGGCGAGTTCAATATCTACGACGACATCACGCTGTACGCGCTGAATAGTATTTGTG CGACCTCGATGGGCGTCCAGATTAACGCCCAAGAGAACCCGAACAACGAGTACGTGCAGAGTGTGAAGCAAATGTCCGAGTTCATCTTCCGCCGGGTGTTTAGCATTCTGCGCCAATTCCCGTCGCTGTTCTTCTTGTATCCGTTTGCGCGTGAGCAAGACCGCGTCATCAAACGACTGCACAACTTTACGAACTCTGTGATCGAACAGAGACGTCGTCAGTTGCAAAGCGAACAAGCGGATGGCAAGGTCGAGTTCGATGGTGACGAAGCGGAACTGTACTCGAAGCGTCGGGATACGTTCCTCGATCAGCTGTTGAAGGTGTCGATCGATGGTAAACCACTCAGCACAGCCGATATCCGTGAGGAAGTGGACACGTTTATGTTCGAGGGCCATGACACTACGACGTCTGGGATTTCGTTCACGATCCTGCACCTAGCAAAGTACCAGGATGTGCAACAGCGGTTATACGAGGAGATCGAAAGCATGCTGGGAAAGAGCGCCAAAACGACCGTCCTGACGAGTGCGTTACTGCAGGACTTTAAGTATCTGGATCTCGTCATCAAGGAATCGATGCGCTTAGTGCCACCCGTGCCTTTCATTGGCCGTGTGTTGCTGGAGGACATGGAAATGA ATGGTACCATCGTCCCAGCCGGAACGACGATCTCCCTAAACATCTTTAACGTCCACCGAAATCCGAAGGTGTTCCCTGAGCCGGAAAAGTTCATCCCAGAGCGGTTTGCGGACGATTACCCGATCAAACGCGGCCCGTACGATTACGTGCCGTTCAGTGCTGGTTTTCGGAACTGCATCGGGCAGAAGTACGCCCTGCTCGAGATGAAGGTGACGATCGTGAAGCTGCTGGCCAGCTATCGGATCCTGTCGGGTGAAACCACCGATCAGGTGCGTTATAAGGCGGATTTAGTGTTGCGACCGACCAACGGCATCCCGGTGAAGTTGGTGAAACGAGAGTGA